The genomic region AGTGGTTCCTGAAGACGTTCAAGCCGTTGGAGTTGGTGTCATTTCTCACCGACTCAATGGGGGAGACAATCTTCAGAACGGAATTGCAAACCAGAAAGCCAAGGAAGTCCTGCAAGCTGTTAGGGTGGACTAGATGGAAAAATGGGCTCGGCATTTTCCTGGAATGAAATTCGGAAAGGTTTATATTTTCCCGACAGGAATGGGCTTTGTATTTTTGGTTGGAACGGCTCTTGTGATCATCACCGGAGCAACTTATAACAACAATTTGGTCTTTCTATTGGGCTTTTTTCTCTTTTCCATTTTCATTATCAGTATGGTGGAAACTCACAATAATTTGAGGGGTATTAATGTAGAATCGGCTATGATACCCGATCAATTTGCCGGCTCACCCCTTTCAATCCCTCTGCGGTTTGTGAATCAGGGGAGCTCTGTTCGCCAGATGCTTGAATTCTATGCCTCTCATTCGAAGAATTATTTTGGCCATCGCAGCTTGATTGAGGAGTTAGGAGGTCGGGCAGTGGTCCTTCATCCCTTGGTTTGTGGCGCTGGCACCCGTGGGGTCTGGCCGGTTCCGCAGGTTGTCTTGACGACCGTCTTTCCTTTGGGATTATTTCGCGCTTGGACAGTTCTGAATCCTGGAGGGGAAGTCATTCTCTATCCCAGTCCAATTGGTAGTTTGCCACTCAGCTATGCTATAAAGGAGAATGATACCTCCAGCGTGAATAAGAACCTTGGACATCAGCGCGGTGATGATTTCAGGGAACACAGAAAATATGTCCTTGGGGATAGTTTTCGGCGTGTCGATTGGAAAATATTTGCCCGTCGAGACCGATTGATGGTTAAGGAATTTGAGGGCACTACGGATAGAAAAATATCAGTGAGATTTAGTGACGTCTTGGCTCGTGACTCTGAGCTGGTTTTGAATCAATTGTCTCGATGGCTTGAATTGGCAAAGGAAACAAACGCGCCTTTTGAACTGGTCATGCCAGGGGGAAGAATTCCATTTGGAGTCGGTCCTCAACATTACCAGAAGTGTCAGAGAGAGCTGGCGCGTTTTAACAGGGCCGCATGAATTATCATGAATTATGATGATAAAAAGCGAAATCTCATTTATTTCCTTGTGGGAATCAATATCCTCCCTCACGCATTGACAGTTCCCACTTGGGTTATAGGGGTGTCAGCTGTTTTTCTTCTATGGGGTCTTTCCCATTACTACCGTTCATGGCCGCTTCCTCGGTCAGGATTTCTAAAGGCCATGGTTGCACTTGGGGGAGCTGGAATATTTTTCCAGTATGGAACAGTCATGGGACAAGAGCCGGCAACAGCTCTTTTGGTTCTGATGGTTTCGGCCAAACTATTGGAGCTAAGGAAGTTCCGAGACGCTGTGGTCGTCATTTTACTTTGCTATTTGATATTGATGGCGAAGTTAATTGAATCACAATCAATGGAAATGACACTGTTCATGGTCTTTGATGTTCTACTCATAACGGCAGTTCTAGCCACCCTTTATTCGTCCTCAACTCAGGGAAAAATTCGTTTCCTCATGCGTCGGTCTTTGATTTTTGCATTGCAATCGATGCCATTGGCATTTGTTCTTTTTGTTGTCTTTCCTCGATTTAGTCTAAATCTTTGGAGCCAGTCAAAGAAAGTAACAGGAGAAACCGGATTTTCTGATTCTTTGCGCCCGGGCCGAGTCGCTCATTTGGCAGAGTCCGATAAAGTGGCATTTCGGGTTTCATTTCCGGAGAGGCAACCTGGCTCGGTGCGAGGTCTCTATTGGCGGGGATTGGTATTGACTCTCAGTCGCGGTTTGGATTGGGATAAAGGGACTTTTCAAAAAGGGATTCCCGTCTCGCCGAGAGCGCCTGAAGGGGGAGATGCGGAACGCAATGAAATCACACAGGACATATTTTTCGAACCCTCTCCTGATCCTTATTTATTTGCTTTGGATTGGCCAGCTTTCGTTGGTTTTTCAGGCGATCCAACTTCGCGTTTGGTTCGGACATCAGAAGGAAAGACTTTTGAATCAAAGATTAACCTTAGCAGTCGGCTCTATTATCGTGTCTTTTTTGTGGTTGATAGTAGAAAAGTGAAATGGATATTTTTTGATCCAGAAATATATTTAAAGGTAGTTGGAGGGGTCAGTTCAAGGGTGGAGGATTTAGCCAAGGAATTTCTTGGGAATGGCAAACAGAGTTCAAGGGAGATTGTCGACAGAATTCTGAATTATTTCACTTCTAACAAGTTTAGATACACTCTAAAGCCTGGAGAAATGACGGATCTAGATGATTTTCTGTTTTCTAAAAGGGTGGGGTTTTGCGAACACTACGCCGGTGCGATGGCCAGTCTTTTGCGTTTGGCTAAGGTCCCCTCTCGAGTTGTTGTTGGTTTTCAGGGTGGAACACCCAGTCTGTTAAACGACTATTACTTCGTTAGATATTTAGATGCGCACGCCTGGGTTGAGTTTTGGGATTCGGA from Bdellovibrionales bacterium harbors:
- a CDS encoding DUF58 domain-containing protein; amino-acid sequence: MEKWARHFPGMKFGKVYIFPTGMGFVFLVGTALVIITGATYNNNLVFLLGFFLFSIFIISMVETHNNLRGINVESAMIPDQFAGSPLSIPLRFVNQGSSVRQMLEFYASHSKNYFGHRSLIEELGGRAVVLHPLVCGAGTRGVWPVPQVVLTTVFPLGLFRAWTVLNPGGEVILYPSPIGSLPLSYAIKENDTSSVNKNLGHQRGDDFREHRKYVLGDSFRRVDWKIFARRDRLMVKEFEGTTDRKISVRFSDVLARDSELVLNQLSRWLELAKETNAPFELVMPGGRIPFGVGPQHYQKCQRELARFNRAA
- a CDS encoding DUF3488 domain-containing transglutaminase family protein; protein product: MNYDDKKRNLIYFLVGINILPHALTVPTWVIGVSAVFLLWGLSHYYRSWPLPRSGFLKAMVALGGAGIFFQYGTVMGQEPATALLVLMVSAKLLELRKFRDAVVVILLCYLILMAKLIESQSMEMTLFMVFDVLLITAVLATLYSSSTQGKIRFLMRRSLIFALQSMPLAFVLFVVFPRFSLNLWSQSKKVTGETGFSDSLRPGRVAHLAESDKVAFRVSFPERQPGSVRGLYWRGLVLTLSRGLDWDKGTFQKGIPVSPRAPEGGDAERNEITQDIFFEPSPDPYLFALDWPAFVGFSGDPTSRLVRTSEGKTFESKINLSSRLYYRVFFVVDSRKVKWIFFDPEIYLKVVGGVSSRVEDLAKEFLGNGKQSSREIVDRILNYFTSNKFRYTLKPGEMTDLDDFLFSKRVGFCEHYAGAMASLLRLAKVPSRVVVGFQGGTPSLLNDYYFVRYLDAHAWVEFWDSDKETWMRVDPVEAISPQRIAMGAAAYSEMVREDVSGIFNTQNLPKWLRGGLGEVGERIHLIWDQTESLWVNFLLRYDWSFQKDILKKWGVESYGRWVFVLAAVLLSVMTVVFALFILRGSHDHNEPDLELYRLLCDRLARAGLVREKTEGPLEFWSRAKNKFPQANLLLDSIFEPIIESRYGRSRLDRKKLSELRYLIKRLRIQGRREEGQKPKMLSE